Proteins found in one Coleofasciculaceae cyanobacterium genomic segment:
- a CDS encoding carotenoid biosynthesis protein, whose protein sequence is MKRTFSTENYLLTGHVLAMAFGLAGIILVLPNVDFQAKLAQFEWGSTIFGWSMAGGGVVYMLLATAAVALYAYRTLGVWHWLSFMIPAIALSLGSELLGTSTGFPFGQYRYLSGLGYKIAGLVPFTIPLSWFYLGFSAYVIALAGLKRWAISNWLCQLGAIVFGSLCLTSWDFVLDPAMSQAPIPFWVWDQPGAFFGMPYQNFAGWMGTGIVFMTVATLLWKIKPFTLPNNDLKLPLAIYLANFAFAAILSLAAGFYIPVLLGVVLGILPLVVLYWMATKQPVSSSQNDALVTAKQPATINN, encoded by the coding sequence ATGAAGCGAACATTCAGTACCGAAAATTATTTATTAACAGGTCATGTCTTAGCGATGGCGTTTGGCTTGGCAGGAATTATTCTCGTGTTGCCTAATGTTGATTTTCAGGCAAAGTTAGCCCAGTTTGAATGGGGTTCGACGATTTTTGGTTGGTCAATGGCAGGCGGGGGGGTAGTTTATATGCTGCTAGCTACGGCTGCGGTTGCTCTTTATGCCTATCGTACATTAGGCGTGTGGCATTGGTTGAGCTTTATGATTCCAGCGATCGCCCTATCTTTAGGTAGCGAATTGTTAGGTACTAGTACAGGATTTCCCTTCGGTCAATATCGTTACCTTAGTGGATTAGGTTATAAAATCGCGGGATTAGTACCGTTTACGATTCCCTTGTCTTGGTTTTATTTAGGCTTTAGTGCTTATGTAATCGCTTTGGCAGGATTAAAAAGATGGGCAATAAGCAATTGGTTATGTCAACTTGGTGCAATTGTATTTGGTTCACTGTGTCTCACTTCATGGGACTTTGTGCTAGATCCTGCCATGAGTCAAGCACCAATTCCTTTTTGGGTATGGGATCAGCCAGGAGCATTTTTTGGTATGCCCTATCAAAACTTTGCCGGTTGGATGGGTACAGGAATTGTGTTTATGACGGTGGCTACTTTGCTGTGGAAGATCAAGCCATTCACGCTACCCAATAACGATCTCAAACTTCCTCTAGCTATCTACCTAGCTAATTTCGCCTTCGCTGCAATTTTGAGTTTAGCAGCAGGATTCTATATTCCTGTATTATTAGGAGTTGTTCTTGGTATTCTTCCTCTGGTCGTTCTTTATTGGATGGCAACTAAACAACCTGTTTCCTCCAGTCAAAATGATGCTTTGGTAACGGCTAAGCAACCAGCAACAATCAACAATTGA
- a CDS encoding glycosyltransferase family 2 protein, with the protein MNSELFYAFAFGVLISQLVSTAILLSRLLKGASRRSPLQPQAANPDLIGKVSVVVPTLNEATRITPCLTGLSHQSYELREAIIVDSNSQDGTQDLVKAAGQSDPRLRLITDDPLPPGWVGRPWALHTGYLHTSNHSEWFLGIDADTEPQRGLIASLVGIAEAEGYDMVSLAPQFMLKYPGEWCLQPALLMTLLYRFDSAGVDAVNSSRVMANGQCFLCRRSVLSKLDGYTSAAGSFCDDVTLARNIAAADYKVGFFDGSKVIKVRMYEGAKETWNEWGRSLDLKDAASNSQVWGDILFLLCVQALPLPLLLLTSYLLYLGNNSPNIITLFSLNAFLFLLRYGMLMAIASSYSGSSFFFWLSPLADQLAVLRIFLSSLTKPTKWRGRSYGDK; encoded by the coding sequence GTGAATTCTGAGCTTTTCTACGCATTTGCTTTTGGGGTTCTAATCTCCCAGCTAGTAAGCACCGCAATTTTATTATCTCGTTTACTTAAAGGAGCAAGCAGGCGATCGCCTTTACAACCCCAGGCAGCTAATCCCGATCTTATTGGTAAAGTAAGTGTTGTTGTACCTACACTAAATGAAGCTACAAGAATCACTCCCTGTTTAACTGGTTTAAGTCATCAAAGCTATGAACTGCGCGAAGCAATTATTGTAGATAGTAATTCTCAAGACGGCACACAGGATCTAGTAAAAGCCGCGGGTCAAAGCGATCCTCGGTTACGTCTGATTACTGACGATCCTTTGCCGCCTGGCTGGGTTGGTCGTCCTTGGGCTTTGCACACAGGTTATTTACACACTTCTAATCATAGTGAGTGGTTTTTGGGCATAGATGCAGACACTGAACCCCAACGTGGTTTAATTGCTAGTTTAGTTGGTATTGCCGAAGCCGAAGGCTATGACATGGTGTCTCTAGCACCGCAGTTTATGCTGAAATACCCAGGGGAATGGTGCTTGCAGCCTGCTTTATTAATGACGCTACTATACCGCTTTGATTCGGCGGGAGTGGATGCAGTAAATTCAAGTAGAGTGATGGCAAATGGACAGTGTTTTCTGTGTCGTCGCTCAGTATTGTCAAAACTTGATGGTTACACTTCTGCTGCGGGTTCGTTTTGTGATGATGTCACTTTAGCCAGAAATATTGCTGCTGCGGATTACAAAGTGGGCTTCTTTGATGGTTCTAAAGTGATTAAGGTCAGAATGTATGAGGGGGCAAAAGAAACCTGGAATGAATGGGGGCGATCGCTCGATCTTAAAGATGCTGCTTCTAACTCCCAAGTTTGGGGAGACATTTTATTCCTCTTGTGTGTCCAGGCTTTACCGTTACCGTTGCTGCTATTAACTAGTTACCTGCTTTATTTAGGCAATAATTCCCCCAACATAATTACATTATTTAGTTTAAACGCTTTTCTGTTTTTATTGCGTTATGGAATGTTAATGGCGATCGCCTCTTCCTATTCTGGCTCTTCTTTCTTCTTCTGGTTATCACCTCTTGCCGATCAGCTGGCGGTGTTGCGAATTTTCCTATCCTCATTAACAAAACCGACTAAATGGCGGGGGAGGAGTTATGGAGACAAATAA
- the gatA gene encoding Asp-tRNA(Asn)/Glu-tRNA(Gln) amidotransferase subunit GatA: MYQGSIKELHQQLISKERSAVEIAQATLKHIETVEPKVKAFLAVTADEALATAKAVDNKIAAGESIGIIEGIPIGIKDNMCTKGIKTTCASQILANFVPPYESTVTQKLKDAGMVFVGKTNLDEFAMGGSTENSSFQTTANPWDLERVPGGSSGGSAAAVAAGECVVALGSDTGGSIRQPASLCGVVGLKPTYGLVSRFGLVAFGSSLDQIGPFSRSVEDSAILLNAIAGHDPRDSTSLKVDIPDYRQYLQPELKKGLKIGIITETFGSGLDSVVAETVKTAIAKLEELGAEVKEISCPRFRYGIAAYYIIAPSEASANLARYDAVKYGIRKESDNLLEMYTGTRAAGFGAEVKRRIMIGTYALSSGYYDAYYLKAQKVRTLIKQDFDHAFEDVDVLVAPTAPTTAFKAGDKTTDPLSMYLLDLMTIPVNLAGLPGMSIPCGFDRQGLPIGLQLIGNVLREDVLFHTAHAYEQATEWHKKHPEI; this comes from the coding sequence ATGTACCAAGGAAGTATAAAAGAGTTACATCAGCAGTTAATTAGTAAAGAACGTTCGGCAGTAGAAATTGCCCAAGCTACTTTAAAACACATTGAAACAGTAGAACCAAAAGTTAAAGCGTTTCTGGCTGTAACTGCCGACGAAGCGTTAGCCACGGCAAAAGCAGTGGATAACAAAATTGCAGCAGGGGAATCTATTGGAATAATTGAGGGTATTCCCATAGGAATTAAAGACAATATGTGTACCAAGGGGATCAAAACCACCTGCGCTTCTCAGATTTTAGCTAATTTTGTGCCTCCTTATGAATCTACCGTTACTCAAAAATTAAAAGATGCGGGAATGGTTTTCGTCGGCAAAACTAACCTAGATGAGTTTGCTATGGGAGGCTCGACGGAAAACTCTAGTTTTCAAACTACAGCTAATCCTTGGGACTTAGAAAGAGTTCCAGGAGGTTCTTCTGGTGGTTCAGCAGCAGCAGTAGCAGCAGGAGAATGTGTAGTTGCTCTAGGTTCAGATACAGGAGGCTCGATTCGCCAACCTGCTTCTCTTTGTGGCGTAGTAGGATTAAAACCCACTTATGGTTTAGTGTCGCGTTTTGGCTTGGTGGCTTTTGGCTCGTCTTTAGATCAAATTGGTCCTTTTTCCCGTAGCGTAGAAGATTCCGCGATTTTGCTCAATGCGATCGCTGGACACGATCCTCGTGATTCTACCAGTCTTAAAGTAGACATTCCCGACTATAGGCAATATCTCCAGCCTGAACTCAAAAAAGGTTTAAAAATCGGCATCATCACCGAAACTTTTGGATCGGGATTAGATTCCGTGGTTGCGGAAACGGTAAAAACCGCGATCGCCAAATTAGAGGAACTTGGTGCAGAAGTAAAAGAAATTTCCTGTCCTCGTTTCCGCTATGGTATAGCAGCATATTACATTATTGCTCCTTCAGAAGCTTCTGCTAACTTAGCTCGTTATGATGCAGTTAAGTATGGGATCCGAAAAGAATCTGATAACCTGCTGGAAATGTATACTGGTACGCGTGCTGCTGGTTTTGGAGCAGAAGTAAAACGGCGGATTATGATTGGTACTTATGCACTTTCGTCAGGATATTACGATGCCTATTATCTCAAAGCGCAAAAAGTTCGTACTTTAATCAAACAAGATTTCGATCACGCATTTGAAGATGTAGATGTTTTAGTTGCGCCTACCGCGCCTACCACAGCATTTAAAGCAGGAGATAAAACTACAGATCCTCTAAGTATGTACCTTTTAGATTTGATGACTATTCCCGTTAACTTAGCTGGTTTACCAGGAATGAGTATTCCCTGCGGTTTCGATCGTCAAGGTTTACCGATTGGATTGCAGTTGATCGGTAATGTTTTACGAGAAGATGTACTGTTTCATACCGCCCATGCTTATGAACAGGCGACAGAATGGCATAAAAAACACCCCGAAATCTAA